TATGACATTAGCCCCCTCCTCTTTGAGGTACTTTGCAAGAACATAGCCAATATGCCCTACACCTTGAATCGAAATTGTTTTTCCTTTAAGAGAAGATTCCCCGAAAATTGATTGAGCAGCTGTTTTCATTCCATAACATAAACCATAAGCTGTCGCAGCCGAAGTACTCCCACCGCCTCCATAAACTTCTGGCAGTGCAACGTTATATTTTGTCTCTTGATGGACAATGACCATATCGTCTTCATCTGTCCCAACATCTACCCCTGTTATATAGCGACCTCCCAATCCTTCAATCACTCGTCCAAAAGCTCTCAGTAAATCTTCGGTTTTGTCAGTCTTAGGATTGCCTATGATAACAGCCTTACCTCCGCCAAAATTAATTCCTCCTGCTGCATTTTTATAGGTCATTGCTTTTGCCAAACGCAAAACGTCATTTAGAGCATCATCTTCTGTTGCATATGGCATCATTCTTGTTCCACCAAAGGCTGGACCTAGTGACGTATTGTGTATACCGACAATGCACTTTAAACCTGAATATTTGTCGTATGCATATACAATTTGCTCAAATTCATCCTTTTCCATGACCTCAAA
This portion of the Clostridia bacterium genome encodes:
- a CDS encoding Glu/Leu/Phe/Val dehydrogenase dimerization domain-containing protein yields the protein MGKVIFEVMEKDEFEQIVYAYDKYSGLKCIVGIHNTSLGPAFGGTRMMPYATEDDALNDVLRLAKAMTYKNAAGGINFGGGKAVIIGNPKTDKTEDLLRAFGRVIEGLGGRYITGVDVGTDEDDMVIVHQETKYNVALPEVYGGGGSTSAATAYGLCYGMKTAAQSIFGESSLKGKTISIQGVGHIGYVLAKYLKEEGANVIVCDVDKDNLKRVTEDLNVDVVDPDKIYDLDVDIFSPCALGGILNDNTIPRLKCKLIAGSANNQLADELKHCKMLQDKGIAYAVDYILSVGGCINNSHQFMGYNRERAYGQVKNNITANIKKVFEIANEEHITTVEAARSLAEHRMQMAINRKSWHLEK